The Daphnia pulicaria isolate SC F1-1A chromosome 12, SC_F0-13Bv2, whole genome shotgun sequence genome contains a region encoding:
- the LOC124316356 gene encoding hypoxia-inducible factor 1-alpha-like: MGSRSFYNTATKFARIRKSEKRKEKSREAARYRRSQEVETFNDLANLLPISSSLTSQLDKASIMRLTIAFLKVQSLLDNSVQELFSMLNENQCSMADACWPQALGGMLLALSSKGDIVYLTENVTQELGLLQMDLIGQSIYDYCHPCDHDELREILALRPDGDPARSFCLRFKSALMAKKRSKINQKVVPYKVMNCSGRIILSTESNIRLDYSQDKSYVDEYDLEDLTDDDLDSENDVKSSSSTNHFLVLIVDPIPHPSCTKTPLAGYSFLTKHTLDMKYTSVDEKIYTFLGYTPEDLKGRSAYELHHAQDNETVLKNYKAMFAKGQIQIPPYRFLAKQGGYAWVQTQATLVVYGQNRHFRTEAVVCVHTCLSEIQDSHQILQAQSSADGPV, from the exons ATGGGTTCTCGATCCTTCTATAATACCGCGACTAAATTCGCCCGAATTAGAAAATCAGAGAAGCGCAAAGAGAAATCACGCGAAGCTGCACGATATCGTCGCAGCCAGGAAGTGGAAACTTTTAACGATTTGGCAAATCTACTGCCAATATCCAGCAGCCTCACCTCTCAGTTGGACAAGGCTTCCATCATGAGGCTTACCATCGCTTTTCTCAAAGTGCAGTCCCTACTGGACAACA gTGTGCAAGAACTGTTCAGTATGTTAAATGAGAACCAATGTTCGATGGCTGATGCTTGCTGGCCACAAGCCCTTGGTGGCATGTTATTGGCGCTATCCTCCAAGGGGGATATTGTCTACCTGACTGAGAACGTGACGCAGGAACTTGGTCTTTTACAG ATGGATTTGATTGGACAAAGCATTTACGACTATTGCCATCCGTGCGACCATGATGAACTCCGGGAAATCCTTGCCCTCCGTCCCGATGGCGATCCAGCGCGCTCCTTTTGCCTCCGCTTCAAGTCGGCGTTAATGGCCAAAAAGCGGAGTAAAATCAACCAAAAAGTCGTCCCATACAAA GTTATGAACTGTTCGGGACGCATTATACTGTCGACGGAATCGAACATTCGACTCGACTATTCACAAGACAAATCTTACGTGGACGAATACGACCTAGAAGACTTGACCGACGACGATTTGGACTCGGAAAACGACGTCAAGTCCTCCAGCAGCACGAaccattttttagttttgattgTAGATCCGATCCCGCACCCATCCTGCACGAAAACCCCATTAGCTGGTTACAGTTTTCTCACCAAACACACTTTGGACATGAAGTACACTTCTGTCGACGAAAA GATTTACACATTTTTGGGATACACGCCGGAGGATTTAAAAGGTCGTTCAGCGTACGAATTACATCATGCGCAAGACAACGAAACTGTTTTGAAAAACTACAAAGCCA TGTTCGCCAAAGGGCAGATCCAGATTCCGCCCTATCGATTCCTGGCCAAACAGGGTGGTTATGCTTGGGTGCAGACTCAAGCCACTTTGGTGGTTTACGGCCAAAATCGACATTTCAGAACGGAGGCGGTTGTATGCGTCCACACTTGTCTAAG TGAAATTCAGGATAGCCATCAAATCCTACAAGCGCAATCATCAGCCGATGGCCCAGTTTAG
- the LOC124316327 gene encoding alpha-(1,3)-fucosyltransferase C-like — MFQRCIVCCPSLNLRWLAGGFVGALLIICYQLSASVDQQLLLTYKEFLQQQVISMVDNLSPPPPATPIQIDKKFIILYWTKYYHFLDFGNIGLGGKPFVTCDRVGINSGCMATTDRNLLNESDAVIFHFRTINVSDMPPPEWRRPQQHFIFFEVESPVHTYLPALRWPSLKSYFNRTMTYRRDSDVVYLQTHGRLRCINESSSCVDFPLAAKSNIRIDSDPADRFPVNLTLKNRTAAWFVSNCHSDGVGGSWREFLVRNLSQFIPVDVYGGCATEEAKKCPNRPACNPMLGQYYRFYLCFENSLCPDYVTEKCYRPMAYDTVPVVYGGSDYSLYFPAGSYINALDFDSPESLANHLKKLMTDDELYLSYFRWRRKYVVDLAPIDSWCQLCQMLRDPEPKMYDDIGAWWSGETINQTCLMKPPKSLVNVT; from the exons ATGTTTCAACGATGCATCGTCTGTTGTCCATCTTTAAACCTGCGCTGGCTTGCCGGTGGTTTTGTCGGAGCACTCCTGATCATCTGTTATCAACTGAGTGCATCCGTTGATCAACAACTGCTGTTGACGTATAAAGAATTCCTTCAGCAACAG GTTATTTCGATGGTCGACAACTtgtctccaccaccaccagcaaccCCAATACAGATTGACAAAAAGTTCATCATTCTCTACTGGACGAAATATTATCATTTCCTTGATTTCGGCAATATCGGACTCGGTGGGAAGCCCTTCGTCACCTGCGATCGTGTAGGTATCAACAGCGGCTGCATGGCGACCACCGATCGAAATTTGCTCAACGAAAGCGACGCCGTCATCTTTCACTTTCGCACCATCAACGTGAGCGACATGCCTCCGCCGGAATGGAGACGTCCTCAACAgcatttcatcttctttgaaGTCGAATCGCCTGTTCACACCTACCTACCCGCCCTGCGATGGCCATCGCTGAAAAGCTATTTCAACCGAACCATGACGTATCGGCGTGACTCTGACGTCGTCTATCTCCAAACTCACGGCCGACTGAGGTGCATCAACGAGTCATCGTCCTGCGTCGACTTCCCGCTGGCCGCCAAGTCAAACATTCGAATCGATTCCGATCCGGCGGATCGATTCCCTGTCAATCTGACGCTGAAAAACCGAACGGCCGCTTGGTTCGTTTCCAACTGCCATTCCGACGGAGTTGGGGGATCGTGGCGTGAATTTCTGGTGCGCAATTTGTCACAATTCATTCCGGTGGACGTTTACGGTGGATGCGCTACGGAGGAAGCGAAGAAATGCCCCAATCGACCCGCTTGCAACCCGATGCTCGGTCAATATTATCGATTCTATTTGTGTTTCGAAAATTCACTGTGTCCGGATTACGTCACGGAGAAATGCTATCGGCCCATGGCGTACGACACGGTGCCAGTGGTTTACGGCGGATCCGATTATTCCCTATATTTTCCGGCCGGATCCTACATCAACGCCTTAGATTTCGACAGTCCCGAGAGTCTGGCGAATCATCTCAAGAAATTGATGACCGACGACGAGCTGTACCTGAGTTACTTTCGCTGGAGAAGGAAGTATGTGGTCGATTTGGCACCTATAGATTCGTGGTGTCAGCTGTGTCAGATGCTGAGAGATCCGGAGCCCAAAATGTATGATGACATTGGCGCCTGGTGGTCCGGCGAGACGATCAATCAAACCTGTTTGATGAAACCACCCAAATCTCTTGTCAATGTTACTTaa